CGCTGTTTGTGGGAATTCGTACAAAATAGCCGTATCGAGAAGTCATGGTTTCCACCCAAGCCACAAGGGGGGCACGGGCCAAAAACCCCAAACAGGGAAGCTTTCTGTTCACTCTCTATTATTTCACTAAAGCTTTCAATCACTGGTTGGAAAACATTTATACAAAGCGAGGAGCAAATATTTCCAGTTATGCAGTGGGGTCACGAATTCATACCAAATATAGAGAAGAGCTTATTTCCTTTATCTCTTTTACGATTTATTTCCTCTGTCTCTTTTACGATTTTGCATAAAATACAAATTCTATCAGTACATATTTTCGTCATAACAAGTTAAAGAGATTGTGCTTACCAATCCTCTATCGCTTTATaatttgacaaagaaaaatcTTTCAACGCGTTTAAATTCTACATGAAGAATATTCTTATCTGAGTTCATAATAGAATGTGTGTAATCCATATTACGTTTTGGATGGAACTTCTAAACTGTTTCTGTTTCATGAATTGGCCAGGAAAGAAATTATTTGTCAGTCATTATTGAATTAGATTCCTTGGAGCTTGTCGAAGGATTGAACATCTAGCTTATGTTGACTCAACTATCTTTCCATACTTGGATACAATACGATCTAAACTTTTTCAAGTGCTTTTATTCAGAAGTAAGTTCCATGATTAGTGAATCATGCAGAGTATGCACACTGAAAGTTGGGCTTGGAGACCCCTACTCTCGATCTATATTATTGGTGATGAGACCTTGCATTCAAATGGGATAGATTTACACTGGTCAAACTATACTGGGAGGAGGGGTTGAAGTTGCAGACCTTAGACCATTCTGAATTGTCTCGTTATTCTACTATAGAGAACCAAACATAGGAAGAAATACCATTGAAGAAAGAGAACATTGAGTAACATGTGAAGACACAAGACAAGGTTGGACAAGAGGAAATTTCAACCCACACGAAATTATCGTCATTGCGTGGTGGCTAGTTTCAGTGTGCATCCTTTGGCTGCATACCAAAAGTTTGAATGGTGGGATAAGCCACGatttaaaatgttagatttaTCAAGGTAACGTTTGCTCATGATCCATATTTGGCAAAATTGACTAGGAGATGATTCACAATGTAGAGGTACGTATGAAAATTGATGTTAGACTGCGAGTATTGTTAGTATAGAGGCTATAGACTCAGTAATGCTAAATATGAAGGTGTAGTGTATGTCAATTAATTCGAGATTGATGCTTAATTGGAATTGGAGTGGCCCAGCTGTGCTTTTCCTTGTGGGATTCAAAGCTCTTATGTGAATACACATGGAAGATAAGCCCTTATGCCTCATTTGAACCCCATCACATTTGATAGTTGAATTGCTCTTATATGGACGAGTATGCATGATTCTCATGAAGGGACAAAACTTTTGCTTGACCAAGTTGagtctacaaaaaaaaaaaaaatgttgagacCAGTCGCATGGTCAAGACATGGGCTACGGAGAAGATCGAAAAGCCACTTATATGGCTTAAGTGAAGATGGTGTCACGTGTGCAtctcaacaaagcttcaatattATTGCTGGAGGAGACAAAAATTTATATCTTCAATTTAGCTAACATATTATACACCAGTTTGTGGTCTCCACAACATGAATTTCTCTAGTGAATTTATTATTCTTTATATGGCTATGACAGTTAGAAAAGTACGGAATTGGTAACTCGTGCAAAGCCAGATATGAATTGTGGAGCAATATGAGTACTCAATCGCTAGGGGAACCAACTGCTTGCACACAAAGCTTCTAAGCAAAGAGATTGCAGGGTAAATTCACTCTGACAGTAAGGAAGTTGCCTGCTAGATAAGAATTTTTATCCTATATATGCTCATTGGTAAGACTTCCGCTAATTTGAAATACAATTACTTTGGGGGCATGTTAGTCATACACAAATGTATGGTCAAATTCCAAACCTCATGATCGGTGATCGTTTGACCGAGTGTCGAAGACCCAAGACTGAATTATGGCTGAAACCTAAGAATGAGGgttgaaaatccaaaacccatgGTCAAATACCATATGATCGTAGCCAAAAGCTAAACTTTGACCCTATGATCGTAACCAAGGGCTAAACATTGATCGTATGATAGTAGCCAAAGGTTAACATTCACCTATAATCGTAGTCGAAGGCTAAACTATGACCGTATAAACGTAGCTGAAGGCTAAACATTCACCTATGATCATGGCCGAATGCTGGATTATGATCGTATGATCGTAGCCAAATGTTAAATTATGATTGTGAGATCGTAACAGAAGGCTAAGTAACCAATTGATTGTGGCCGAATGATAATTTGACTATGTGATCGTAACCAAAGGCTAAACTATGATTGTAAACACAAGATAAACTATGATTGTAGTCGAAGGCTAAACTCATGATGATATCTCAAGTCAagtgaatttttgcaagaaaaCGTTTTTCCTCTACAAACCCTAAATGATATATGTTTGCAAAGAAAAAAGGGGGCAATGTGGGAGCCAAAAATTACTCCTCCACTAAACAAGCCACTAGCATGCTAAACATGAGGAGTGAGGCTAAAATAAAGGAGCATAATCAGATACTTCATGGAATGTGGAATGTGGAACATGGAGAAATAGAAGGAAAGTGGGACTTGGAGCCCAAGACTTGAATGCCTATAAAAGGCTAATAATCCTACCagaaaaaaggagagaaaagggaggTAGGAGATCGTTCTATATTTGTAAGCATTCTAAACAAATACTGACTTGGGCGTCAGAGTGTTTTCTTACAAGTCCCCCCCGCTCTCATTGTGTTCAAAATTACTTGTTGGTGGAGAATTGGAGTACCCGAAATTTTCCGCTCCAACATACACCCAAGTGAGCCAAGTCCAAAAACCAATAccctttctaatatttttttttaataaattaccctttataattacttaagctTTTAGGGAATAAAAGTCTTTGATTAGTCAGTCCATATTCGTAGTCCCTAAATCGTAAAGCTTTATAGTAGATTGATTTATGCAATTAAAGTTAGATAGATTTGATGCTACTTGGCTTAATTTTTTGTTGGAATTCTTGGAAACTAAGTTGTTACAAAATTAAGCTTGAAAAAGTTGGGTAACCTGAACCCAACCCAAGTAAACCCTAACCCAATTAAACTGAGCCCAAATGAACCCGAATAAAGCCCAACCCGAACCCAAGCCCGAATTGTGAAAGTTAGATTAGGATTGGGTTGACCTTCCAACCCACCCAACCCTCCCAAGTTGCACCCCTACTCATGCTACATGTATTCCACTAGTAcacaaaacttaaaatttaattaccttttggttgagaaattaaaattttaatttgtgagtttttaaatttttgcttAAATTGGAATTAGTTGACAAACAAGCTTGTAGTTTtgaaaaaaaggtgaaaacaaaCAGAATGATTATAAAACGGCAtaagaaaaacaacaaaaattagtACATAAGTTTCGCCCTAGATGAAATTGAAATCATGATTCTGCCGCTAAAAGTATCAAAACCTCACGAAACAGCCTACAACTTTTTTAATCTCTGTAATTTTAACTAagaactccaaaaaaaaaaaaaaaaaaaaaaaaaaagagttcacATATATGACaacaaaacaattatttatttccCCTAAAAGCTTATGCTGATCAGTACATATTGAACAATGATGAGGATGGGAAAATTCCCCTGTACTGCATTAAAACTGATGGTATGAACATGTTGACGTGAAACTATAAGCAAACTGTTTGATCACCTTTTAGGGTCACTGAATTACATTACTCAGCAAACTGTTCGATGAAGGCGAGCTCCGTTCGCTTAACCACGTATCTTGAAAAGAGACCGGTGAATTGTCCCTTAACTTTTCGCTCGAATTGAAGCTACCGGCATCCCCATTCTGCAGCGCAATGACGCTTCGAAGTGATCGGGATTTGGTAATACTTAGAGGCTTTTCGCTCACGCTAGATGGAGAGCAATGGGAGGATCCCTCCGATGAAGCTGTGTAAGTGTTTTCTTCTGAAGACGGCCATCTGCTTAGCTTGATGAGCTCCAACTCAGCTGTCACTTCTATCATTGTCGGTCTCATGTCTCGGTGAAATGCAAGGCATCTGAATGCCAATTCAGCGACCTTTTGAACCGACGAAAGGGTCCAAGCGTCATCCATACAGGGCTCGAGAAAGGGGTCTATGATTTCATTTAAACACGCCCTTCCGATTCTGTCAGTTGCTAGAGCTGCCAAGTTTACTTCATCTGGTGGGCGGTTAAAATCTACAGCTTTCAACCCTGATATGATCTCAGCAAGCACCACACCAAAGCTATAGACATCGCTTTTATCGGAGAGATGGAAGTTCTGATGGTATTGAGGGTCAAGATAACCCGGAGTCCCCTGCGGAGCCGTTGAAATGTGGGAGGTTTCCACCATCCCTAGCCTTGAAAGGCCAAAATCCGCTACTTTGGATCTGAACTTGCAGTCCAAAAGAATGTTGCTCGACTTGATGTCTCTGTGATATATCGGAGGGTTAGCAGCGGAGTGAAGATGGGATATTGCTTGAGCAGTTTCAGCGGCAATGTTCAGGCGTGAGAGCCAAGAAAGCccttcccctctctctctttgcaAATGCTGACACAATGTCCCATTTTCCATGAACTCGTACACAAGAATCTGCTCACCGTGTTCAATGGAGCAACCTAATAACTGGACTAAATTCGGGTGCCTTACAGATGAAATGAGCTTGATCTCGTTCATGACTTGGTCCATGCTTTCGTGTCCTCTGTGTTTGATTCTCTTTATGGCAACCCATTCGTCATGGAGTTTACCAGCATAAACAGTTCCATAGGCTCCGTTCCCCAGCCTTTGCTTGTCGGAGAAGCTATTTGtggccttttcgatttctttgTAGGAGTAGAAGGGAATGTTGCAGTTGCCTGTAGCTGCGGATAGAAGGCGTTTCGTGCTGTGTCTCGCTTTCAGCTTGGATCGTCGGCGAATGAAGCAGCATAGCAGAGCCACACTGATCATCAATGAAGCTCCAACAAAAACGGCTGAGAAAGGAAAATTTTTTCATATTAAGAACGAATATATGTTTCCCCTTAGAGTAAAATAtcgttgtttaaaaaaaaaaaacggattAAGTAGTTAAAAGAGGAGTTAATTAGTTACCTCCAATCAAAAGGATGAACCTGGACTTTCCTCCACATTGGCCAGACAAGAATTTCGCAGGGTTGCAAGTCGATGAGACTGTAAATTTACAGAGCACAAGTCACATAATTAAGCCTTGCATTTGTTAAATTATAAGGATTACTCTGGTGTTAGTCAGTTATATTATCTGCCAGACAAGTTTAGAGATATACAATGAGCATAGAAGTTTTCCCAAATTACCTAAGAGATTGAACAATTTaggataaaaaatgaaaatgaatctGTTGGGTCTTTTgatcaaattaggttgccctgtgtattttagaaaaaaagaaaaacagcgCTCTAATCGTCAATGACATGTAGTATTACAAATTTATTGTCATCGCCATATAGTATATTAATTCATGTTTTATTATACAGGCCGATGActtgatctttctttttccACACAAAAAATGAACATCATTTTAAGCCTACCAACTCTGAGTTTGTCGGAAAACTTAAATGCTGCCGTAAAATCCTAAAATATAGGTAAATCTCTCTCGAGCTAGACGCCTTCGTGGCCCTATGAGGGTCTTTAGTGTTATATTTTCCTACTAATTAAGGTCATTGCAATTCTTGAAGATATAGGTTACAGAATCAAAACTTCTCTACGCAATCACTAAAATATGATAAAAGTCCATCCAACACACTGTATTAGGTGAAAAAAACCCATCCTGAGGGAGACCTATGGGGTCATctgaggtggattgtctgccctcccatttccatactcttctcgtcccctcatgttttgtgtgattacggttaagccacgtcaacattttatatttctattatttttataaaaaaaatcaatttaaaatgtttacgtggcttaactgtgaccacacaaacaggaggagATGGAAAtagtatggaaatgggagggcagacaatctactTCCGGGGTCATCTTATATCTTTTTCTTACACAAGCCAAAAACGAAAAAAACTACAAAAACAAGAGAAAGGTGGGGAAAAAAGTGGTGCTGTCCACAAACAACTCACACACCTCTCACAATTTTCTAGCCGCTGAGTCGGATCAAAtgagttggaaaaaaaaatttaaataacgctaaatttataaaaattaaaaatgaatgcgtagataactgaaaagaaaatttcttCCCTTGAGCTAATCTGATTGGATAAGTTGACCCCAACATGATGGACCAGTCCCACAAATTGAGTAGGCAATAGGCATAATGTTATGAATCGCAAGTGCATTTTCAATGGGCCCTACCAACGGTCCTATTTCGttaaatattcaatttttcTCATGCGTTACATAGCAAAACAGTTcagtaatattttttatttatttataagtaaGATGTTTTAAGTTCGACTCTCATCAATGAAAAATTCGTTACAAAATTTAAGAGATGATTTATCGTGTGACTAACCAAAATCTTCACCTTTTAGtgtaatatattatatattataaataaaaagaccGTATAGAGTCTAATACGGCTGCTAAATAAGCAAATAAAATATTgtaacaaatccaaaataatGCACACAAAAATGTAATGAAATAATTGCTATGCTTGTTTGGTGGTGAGTTGTTCTTAGTCTCCTACCGAACCTAATGATATCTATCGAAAGTAAATTTGTATCTAAGATCGTAGACTTTTTGTATCAGGGTGGCCTATGACTGTAATCCCAAAAATATGAGTCAAACAATATTAGGTAGGACCCTAAGCATGCCTTggattgttttaattggttatccTTAAtcttgtgtttttattttttagaaactTTTTAGCAATGCACCATGAAATTATGGCCTTCATTCGATGTGCTTTTTTGACTTTCGATTTGGTTTTGAATCTCTAAAGTTCTAAAATGTGTCAATTTATTCTCTcttgtaattttgttttagtCAAATTGAAGGTTATTTTCGTTCATTTAGGATTCATATTTatggaaaattaagaaaaatttgaCAAATAGAAGGGcacaaaatcaatttaaaaattgAGAGGTAAATAGGATGAAGGGTATAAGctcatacaaaatgatttccgcaaattaatttttttctatgaatgaactatttatttttattcgttgatttttcattgttttagttagTCGATTCAAATGTAAAAAATGAACTTGGGTGTGCATGAAGAGTGAAAGAGTACTATAAAAATCATAGAccaactttgaaaaaaaaatgatcaaataAGCAAGAGGAGGAAGAATAAGAGTTAATAAGTAATTACGAAGTAATCAATCAGTAATTAATCAGTAATTACCTTTCCAGCAGCCTGACCCAGCAACGTATCCATCTCCAAGAAACCCCTCCTTACAGTTGCATCTATATCCATCAGTCCCATTTGGCGATACGACGGTCGTACAATTGGCGTTCTTGTCACACCCACAAGTACCCTCAAGCCACCACCCCAAATCCAACACTTCCACCTCCAGCATCACCGGCGCCGCCGGCGTCGAGCTATTCAAAAGTTGCGGCGGCGCCGAAATCGACGACAGCAAGAACTTGCAATCCTTCCTCTCGACgcttccaaagtccaaaaatGGGACATCCTTTCTAGTCTCGGCGTAGCAGCTGAGGCTGCTGTTGGAGCTGCAATTGGGCGGCGCGTCAAACCGCGCCTGCACCAGAAGGTTGGGAATCTCGCAGCTGCCCGACGCCGTCCCTTCCGTACAGTTCTGAAGAAGAATCGCGTTTCGTGACGTCGGGGCGTATTTCCGGCTGTAGAAGTTGCGGAGGGTGTGGAGGGGGCGGTTGCAATGGCTCTTGAGGTTGATTCTTATGCTGTCCTGGTTTATGGACTGGATTGGAAACTCCCCGATTGCGATTCCGCCGTTTGGAATGCAGTTAAGCCGGATTTCGCAGCCCGATGAGAACCCGAAAGGGTACTGAATCGGGCTGGGCCTGTAACCCGGGCACGCTTGGTTGCAGCTATTTGCTGCATGGACGGTGAGTAGTGGAATAACAAGTACGGATACAATTAGGGTGAAATACTTCATACCAAGTAGGTAACAAGATTACAAAGtttctaaattttttgtttggGAATTAGTGGGAGCTTTGATTCTTCAACCAATGAACTGCCGGCGTTTCGAACATGATCTGATCGACCACCCAAACGCCACCTGAGGAAAGAAGGAGAAGACGAAAGTGCGAGAGGGAGAAGAGTTTGTTGCTTACGAGTCTAACTCAGACACAGGTCTTGCCTTACTTTTTTTCTCACGAGGAAAGGAAATAGGCGTtacaaaataacaaaacaatTCGGTTTCaaacttgaaggaaaatttggTTTGAGGACAGGAGACAAAGGaggattaaaatttgatttgagAGTCTTAATTTTCACGTTGGAAAAATAGAAACATTGTATATACTTATAAGTAATTAAGTTATTTTATTTAACAAAGATGATTAATATTGAAAACTATTGTTTGAGTTAGAAACAACGCTTGTAAAGTGGGTTATGATTGCTTtctttacttaaaaaaaaaaaaattttgaggtCATTTTTAAAGATAATGAAGAAAATCTTACAGTGAATTTTGACAGGAGTATCGAGCTACTCTGTTTTGGACAAAGCGGTATCTagttatgtatttacaaaacaaaattcaaacttacACGTAAGGAGGCGAGCTCGCTTTTTTGACTAACTAGTTTAATCTATATGTATTAGAATGTTGAGCACTGAAACGCATACATATATTTTAGCAATGTATTTAAATATTAGTTATTTAAAAGATATAATCAAGAAAGATGAGATGTCATATTCacataccttaaaaaaatttccccatactctttttaatttttaaaatatttttctatTAAGTGTCAGTGATTGTGTggcaaaaatattaaaaaaataaacaggTGTGGAATAAATTATTTGAGGGGTGTAAATATAATCTCTCACAAATATATGCACCGatgataatattttataaacctAACATAagatatttttcaaatttgttaTGTGTATTCAAAGATATATTAACATTAAGGTGTAGAAGGATATATGTTAGTATCAAAATCGTCATAAACAACCGTCAAACCTAAGACTTAtcattacaagtgaagaagaaaattACTAAATTGTATTACTAAGTAgtcgtttgataactatttcattttcacttttcacttaaaaaaaaactaaaatcttaTTTGGTAATTACTTTCagttaaaaaccaaaaactgaaaactgaattatttttatttttttttagcccAAAGCAATAGTATTACTAAACGAATATTTCAATTCCCATTGATTCTCTTCTTCTTAACGTTTAACTATCTAACATGTTAACGCAACCTGTTACGTACGCTCCAATAGGAGGGAAACATCTTTGCGTTGACCAAAACTACGTATGTCCATTTTTATAGCCCAATCACCTATATCTTGAAATATTATTGAAATTCTAAACTCAATTTTAATATTATGACTATTAATTCCTTCCGCTATCGAGGggtgtgtttttttgttttttcagttcTTATCAGAATTCCGTGAAATATTACAGCTGTCCTTTATTTTGACCATAATGCGTGTTTCGGAAACGTAATCTCTGTCTGCACAACACATTTTAAGATGAGCAGAGAAGTCAAAGCTCTTGGTTGAATTCATTTCAAATCGGTCAACCTTGAAGGCTTTGATTTCTTGAGCTTACAGCTTACTACTACTGTTACTagtcacctttttttttttttttttttttaagattaaaTAAGAGAAATTTTTATGTGTTATCGAAATTCTTACTAACTGATACATCATGTTCCGCGTTATGTTACTTGTGAAATTGGAGATGCCTTTTAAaggaattctttttctttttccccttaAATTGGAGATTAGTTGTGGGGTTCCATTTtacatcgaatttcaacgatctgaatcgtttattttgtaagttttGATTCACAAATCatctattaaaaaattcatataaattcgaattatttgcctatttaattgtcACTATAAGAAGCatcaaatatttctgatttagctaatattttgcaaagatATCTATAAAgtgtaacttgaaaaataaatggttcgaataattaaaattcaatatGTGAATtccacaactaatccccatcTCTTCGCTTAaagaaactatatatatatatagatatatatttatatagctTAAATAGAAGAAATCTGAGTCGAATGGCAAGTCAATCGGCTGAAATTTGACATCAGCAGCTATGActcttcttgtttttttcttgGCAATATATCTTTTGCTTTCATGATCATCAATCTTATTTTTCACAGAATATTACGGCCTTCGATGGGGGTGGGTGTGGAAGTGGGCTCTTCACCTTTGGACTTTGAAAATTATATATCGTATTATAATGTACGATTCATATAATATAACACCAATTTGCTATATATTACACGGAAGCATTTGTAATGCACACGCAATTTCATGAATAAACTTAGTGGCTTATTATTCCCGGATTGAGTTTCTCCCCAGGTACTCATGGACCTGCAATCTAGATGGTTCAAGAGAGTAAATGAGATATATGGACCTTggggagatatatatatatatatatatatatatatatatatatatatatatatatatatatattaggtgTGAAGTGGGCACTGGGTAATGAGATGAGATTAATGGAACCGCATGATTTATATTGCTTGATTTGTAGACTCTGGAGTGTGAGATCATATGAATCCATTATTCCCAATCCCATACTTTAACTGTTTAAGTAGTtggttaattaaaataatattaataataaatgaCTATTTTTCCTAGCTCTAGAAAATTAGAGTTGATGTTACTAGCTAATGTATTCTGATCCGACATATCTAACGAATTATATAAACGTCAGTTAACCAAAATTATTCACTAATCCAGTCATCAACGATAGCGACGTTAAGAGCACAATTATTGTTTTTGTATATGTAGCTTTCATACACGGCATATTCTCTTCGTGATCTAATTTGTCACAGTTGGTGTTTCTAGAAGCTCACATTTGTCTACGTTTGAAATAATGTGTCTTTTCACACATTAGATCACGAGAGCAGCAATGGTGATGCTATTTCCGTAATTCGAAATAAATTACATGGatatatttaaaggaaaactaataaaagagacttgaaaattttgagttttaatgaaagaATAGTACTAGTATtgaatttttagaataaaaatgtggtttttcgttaaagtgaacagtgccgggagtgtttcgttaaagttccctatattTAATCAACCCCTTGAGATATATGAGACGAGAAGAGATCCGAAGAGCGGATATCTTCCACTAAGATCATTGGATCAAATGATTTGGGCTTTTTAAATTTCATctaacagtaaaaaattattatagcttttaAGTGGTTAAAACAAGTGGGCCATTTGATGAAATTTGAAAGATctggatcacttgatccggtgACCTTGGTAGAAAAGATCCGGATAGGATCTCTTCTCATATGAGACAGGCCATTAACCACCTGATGCAAATTCTAGCAGCTCCTTCTGATAGAATATAGGGCACTTGACAAAACTTGAAAGGCACATCAGACCAAAACCTATCAGTTTTGCTGATGAATAAAAAAGATTTAATTAGTTATAAATTGTAATGGATGATGAAAAATATTAGTGTAAGTGTGTTCGTTATGAACGTCCCAATAACATTATTGGTGCTTGCTTTGAAATTTTAaccaccacaacaacaacaaaactttTTCCTATTAAATGGGGTCGGTTGTATGAATTCTAGTACGTTTTTTAGTGGTTATTTGCCACGTCttccattagatccaagtactctaagtattttcttagagtctcttccaaagtcttcttAGGTCTTCCCCTACCCCTTCGatcctgaacctctgtcccgtaatTGCATATTTTAACCGGAGCATCAGTAGACAtttgtttcacatgtccaaaccaccgtaaccaattttctctcatatttccttcaatttcgactacttatactttacctcggatatcctcattcataatcttatcatttctcgtgtgcccacacatccaacgaagcattctcatctccattacactcattttatgtacgtgttgatacttCACCGCCTAACATTGTGCCATAAAACATTGCTAGCCTTATtgtcatcctataaaattttcccttaagcttcagtggcatacgacaaTCACACAATACACCGGATGCGctattccacttcatccatccagcttgtattttaTGGTTGAGGTCTTCATCAAAGtctccattcttttgcaagatagttTTGAAATTTTAACCAGCGTAGTAAAATGTattggattgatgaagaaagcATTAGCATAGAAAAACATCCATGTGATGCAAATTACACACTAAATAAAAACGCAAAATggcaccctttttttttcctatacacaaggttctaaaagatgctaAGGCGTTGGTCAGGCGGTGGGTTGGGGCCTAACGCCTAGACGGACTAGGTAGATttaagtttgcaaatttagcctgtttggtatcctatttgaaattttttatcatttctcaaaatatttcttaagaacatttcttgaaaacaattttccttAAGACTCAAAAATGTGattggtttgcgatttaaaaattttaaatcttacgacttaaactagacaaagatATCTAAAAAGAAGGGTTtgcaagagagggagaaagaggagagatgaggaaagaaagtaagagatgattgaagaaaagagaaagaaaggg
Above is a window of Malus sylvestris chromosome 15, drMalSylv7.2, whole genome shotgun sequence DNA encoding:
- the LOC126602349 gene encoding wall-associated receptor kinase-like 14, which gives rise to MKYFTLIVSVLVIPLLTVHAANSCNQACPGYRPSPIQYPFGFSSGCEIRLNCIPNGGIAIGEFPIQSINQDSIRINLKSHCNRPLHTLRNFYSRKYAPTSRNAILLQNCTEGTASGSCEIPNLLVQARFDAPPNCSSNSSLSCYAETRKDVPFLDFGSVERKDCKFLLSSISAPPQLLNSSTPAAPVMLEVEVLDLGWWLEGTCGCDKNANCTTVVSPNGTDGYRCNCKEGFLGDGYVAGSGCWKVSSTCNPAKFLSGQCGGKSRFILLIGAVFVGASLMISVALLCCFIRRRSKLKARHSTKRLLSAATGNCNIPFYSYKEIEKATNSFSDKQRLGNGAYGTVYAGKLHDEWVAIKRIKHRGHESMDQVMNEIKLISSVRHPNLVQLLGCSIEHGEQILVYEFMENGTLCQHLQRERGEGLSWLSRLNIAAETAQAISHLHSAANPPIYHRDIKSSNILLDCKFRSKVADFGLSRLGMVETSHISTAPQGTPGYLDPQYHQNFHLSDKSDVYSFGVVLAEIISGLKAVDFNRPPDEVNLAALATDRIGRACLNEIIDPFLEPCMDDAWTLSSVQKVAELAFRCLAFHRDMRPTMIEVTAELELIKLSRWPSSEENTYTASSEGSSHCSPSSVSEKPLSITKSRSLRSVIALQNGDAGSFNSSEKLRDNSPVSFQDTWLSERSSPSSNSLLSNVIQ